Proteins found in one Strix uralensis isolate ZFMK-TIS-50842 chromosome 21, bStrUra1, whole genome shotgun sequence genomic segment:
- the FPGS gene encoding folylpolyglutamate synthase, mitochondrial isoform X2, with amino-acid sequence MAEMLPAWVAAGTAEGTEPDGDAIRTLNTLQTNASYLEQVKRERGDPQAQLEAMRGFLERSGLKVEDLDRLNIIHVTGTKGKGSACAFTECILRSYGLKTGFYSSPHLVQVRERIRINGQPISKELFSKYFWLVYNRLEETKDPVHASMPAYFRFLTIMAFHVFLQEKVDLAVVEVGIGGAYDCTNIIRAPVVCGVSSLGIDHVSILGDTMEKIAWQKGGIFKPGVPAFTVAQPERPLEVLRDRAQERECPLYLCPELDAFEGGHRALELGLAGAHQRSNAALALQLARAWLQRRGCRALGELKEVSPGAELAGRPVPLAPTFRPTDAMIQGLRDTEWLGRTQVLPRGPVTWYLDGAHTTSSIQACVRWFRQAALNQDKPHDGSEVRVLLFNATGDRDMAALLKLLLPCHFDYAVFCPNFTQVPVASNADQQNFNVTLENALTRCLENQQTWTRLLEEKGGQDPWLPAPLRAGGLLQPAPARGTLLLVPPAPRPLNSPALVFPCLAQALRWVAQGRDPRLAAPAATGAHPHPAASSGAVLLREAAAVRVLVTGSLHLVGGVLRLLDPALSQ; translated from the exons ATGGCGGAGATGCTGCCGGCGTGGGTGGCCGCGGGCACCGCCGAGGGGACCGAGCCCGACGGG GACGCCATCCGCACCCTCAACACCCTGCAGACCAACGCCAGCTACCTGGAGCAGGTGAAGCGGGAGCGCGGCGACCCCcaggcccagctggaagccatgCGGGGATTTTTGGAGAGGAGCGGGCTGAAG GTCGAGGACCTGGATCGACTGAACATCATCCACGTCACAGGGACGAAGGGCAAG GGCTCGGCGTGCGCCTTCACCGAGTGCATCCTCCGCAGCTACGGGCTGAAGACGGGCTTTTACAG ctcccctcaccTGGTGCAGGTGCGGGAGCGGATCCGCATCAACGGGCAGCCTATCAGCAAGGAGCTCTTCAGCAAGTACTTCTGGCTTGTCTACAACCGCCTGGAGGAGACCAAG GACCCGGTGCACGCCAGCATGCCCGCGTACTTCCGCTTCCTCACCATCATGGCCTTCCACGTCTTCCTGCAGGAGAAG gtgGACCTGGCGGTGGTGGAGGTTGGCATTGGCGGTGCCTATGACTGCACTAACATCATCAG GGCACCGGTGGTGTGTGGGGTCTCCTCCCTGGGCATCGACCACGTCAGCATCCTGGGGGACACCATGGAGAAGATTGCCTGGCAGAAGGGGGGCATTTTTAAG CCCGGCGTGCCGGCGTTCACCGTGGCGCAGCCAGAGCGGCCGCTGGAGGTGCTGAGGGACCGAGCCCAGGAGCGGGAG tgTCCCCTCTACCTCTGCCCGGAGCTGGACGCCTTCGAGGGGGGGCACCGggcgctggagctggggctggcggGTGCCCACCAGCGCTCCAACGCTGCCCTGGCCTTGCAGCTGGCGCGGGCCTGGCTGCagcgccgcggctgccggg CTCTCGGGGAGCTGAAGGAGGTGTCACCAGGCGCCGAGCTGGCGGGGAGGCCGGTGCCGCTGGCGCCCACCTTTCGACCCACGGACGCCATGATCCAAG GCCTGCGGGACACGGAGTGGCTGGGCCGGACCCAGGTGCTGCCCCGCGGCCCCGTGACGTGGTACCTGGACGGGGCCCACACCACCAGCAGCATCCAGGCCTGTGTCCGCTGGTTCCGCCAGGCCGCCCTCAACCAGGACAAGCCCCACGA CGGTTCCGAGGTGCGTGTGCTGCTCTTCAACGCCACGGGGGACCGGGACATGGCGGCGCTGCTCAAGCTGCTGCTG ccctgccactTCGACTACGCTGTCTTCTGCCCCAACTTCACGCAGGTGCCAGTTGCCAGCAACGCAG aCCAGCAAAACTTCAACGTGACGCTGGAGAACGCCCTGACCCGCTGCCTGGAGAACCAGCAGACGTGGACCcggctgctggaggagaaggggggacAGGACCCCTGGCTCCCGGCCCCTCTGcgggcaggggggctgctgcagccagcccctgcccgaGGGACCCTGCTCCTTGTCCCCCCGGCCCCGCGACCCCTCAATTCGCCAGCCCTCGTCTTCCCTTGCCTGGCCCAGGCGCTGCGGTGGGTGGCGCAGGGCCGGGACCCCCGGCTGGCAGCGCCGGCCGCCACGGGGGCtcacccccaccccgccgccaGCAGCGGGGCCGTGCTGCTGCGGGAGGCGGCCGCCGTCCGCGTCCTGGTCACCGGCAGCCTGCATTTGGTGGGGGGGGTCCTACGGCTGCTCGACCCTGCGCTCTCCCAGTaa
- the FPGS gene encoding folylpolyglutamate synthase, mitochondrial isoform X1, producing the protein MVARGLRALRGALRAAGRRFSTRPARAPAMDYQDAIRTLNTLQTNASYLEQVKRERGDPQAQLEAMRGFLERSGLKVEDLDRLNIIHVTGTKGKGSACAFTECILRSYGLKTGFYSSPHLVQVRERIRINGQPISKELFSKYFWLVYNRLEETKDPVHASMPAYFRFLTIMAFHVFLQEKVDLAVVEVGIGGAYDCTNIIRAPVVCGVSSLGIDHVSILGDTMEKIAWQKGGIFKPGVPAFTVAQPERPLEVLRDRAQERECPLYLCPELDAFEGGHRALELGLAGAHQRSNAALALQLARAWLQRRGCRALGELKEVSPGAELAGRPVPLAPTFRPTDAMIQGLRDTEWLGRTQVLPRGPVTWYLDGAHTTSSIQACVRWFRQAALNQDKPHDGSEVRVLLFNATGDRDMAALLKLLLPCHFDYAVFCPNFTQVPVASNADQQNFNVTLENALTRCLENQQTWTRLLEEKGGQDPWLPAPLRAGGLLQPAPARGTLLLVPPAPRPLNSPALVFPCLAQALRWVAQGRDPRLAAPAATGAHPHPAASSGAVLLREAAAVRVLVTGSLHLVGGVLRLLDPALSQ; encoded by the exons atGGTGGCGCGGGGGCTGCGCGCGCTGCGCGGGGCGCTGCGGGCCGCCGGGCGCCGGTTCAGCACGCGGCCGGCGCGCGCCCCCGCCATGGACTATCAG GACGCCATCCGCACCCTCAACACCCTGCAGACCAACGCCAGCTACCTGGAGCAGGTGAAGCGGGAGCGCGGCGACCCCcaggcccagctggaagccatgCGGGGATTTTTGGAGAGGAGCGGGCTGAAG GTCGAGGACCTGGATCGACTGAACATCATCCACGTCACAGGGACGAAGGGCAAG GGCTCGGCGTGCGCCTTCACCGAGTGCATCCTCCGCAGCTACGGGCTGAAGACGGGCTTTTACAG ctcccctcaccTGGTGCAGGTGCGGGAGCGGATCCGCATCAACGGGCAGCCTATCAGCAAGGAGCTCTTCAGCAAGTACTTCTGGCTTGTCTACAACCGCCTGGAGGAGACCAAG GACCCGGTGCACGCCAGCATGCCCGCGTACTTCCGCTTCCTCACCATCATGGCCTTCCACGTCTTCCTGCAGGAGAAG gtgGACCTGGCGGTGGTGGAGGTTGGCATTGGCGGTGCCTATGACTGCACTAACATCATCAG GGCACCGGTGGTGTGTGGGGTCTCCTCCCTGGGCATCGACCACGTCAGCATCCTGGGGGACACCATGGAGAAGATTGCCTGGCAGAAGGGGGGCATTTTTAAG CCCGGCGTGCCGGCGTTCACCGTGGCGCAGCCAGAGCGGCCGCTGGAGGTGCTGAGGGACCGAGCCCAGGAGCGGGAG tgTCCCCTCTACCTCTGCCCGGAGCTGGACGCCTTCGAGGGGGGGCACCGggcgctggagctggggctggcggGTGCCCACCAGCGCTCCAACGCTGCCCTGGCCTTGCAGCTGGCGCGGGCCTGGCTGCagcgccgcggctgccggg CTCTCGGGGAGCTGAAGGAGGTGTCACCAGGCGCCGAGCTGGCGGGGAGGCCGGTGCCGCTGGCGCCCACCTTTCGACCCACGGACGCCATGATCCAAG GCCTGCGGGACACGGAGTGGCTGGGCCGGACCCAGGTGCTGCCCCGCGGCCCCGTGACGTGGTACCTGGACGGGGCCCACACCACCAGCAGCATCCAGGCCTGTGTCCGCTGGTTCCGCCAGGCCGCCCTCAACCAGGACAAGCCCCACGA CGGTTCCGAGGTGCGTGTGCTGCTCTTCAACGCCACGGGGGACCGGGACATGGCGGCGCTGCTCAAGCTGCTGCTG ccctgccactTCGACTACGCTGTCTTCTGCCCCAACTTCACGCAGGTGCCAGTTGCCAGCAACGCAG aCCAGCAAAACTTCAACGTGACGCTGGAGAACGCCCTGACCCGCTGCCTGGAGAACCAGCAGACGTGGACCcggctgctggaggagaaggggggacAGGACCCCTGGCTCCCGGCCCCTCTGcgggcaggggggctgctgcagccagcccctgcccgaGGGACCCTGCTCCTTGTCCCCCCGGCCCCGCGACCCCTCAATTCGCCAGCCCTCGTCTTCCCTTGCCTGGCCCAGGCGCTGCGGTGGGTGGCGCAGGGCCGGGACCCCCGGCTGGCAGCGCCGGCCGCCACGGGGGCtcacccccaccccgccgccaGCAGCGGGGCCGTGCTGCTGCGGGAGGCGGCCGCCGTCCGCGTCCTGGTCACCGGCAGCCTGCATTTGGTGGGGGGGGTCCTACGGCTGCTCGACCCTGCGCTCTCCCAGTaa